From a single Mesorhizobium shangrilense genomic region:
- the tig gene encoding trigger factor — protein sequence MQVTETLNSGLKREIKITVPAGDMEAKLMARLSDARNKVRINGFRPGKVPVQHLRKVYGKSFMAEVVNEILNDSTRSIISGRGEKAAMQPEVIMTEDEKEAEKILAGGVDFEFRLNYEIIPAIEIKDFSDIKVTRQVFDVPDTEIDEQVQRVAESARSYEPKTGKAAEGDRVTIDYVGKIDGEAFNGGAGTDQPLVLGSKEFIPGFEDQLVGAKAGDEKQVTVTFPENYQAAHLAGKEATFDVTVKEVSQPGALEINDETAKNLGLESLERLRDVVRGQIENQFGAMTRQKVKRQLLDQLDASYSFEAPSKLVEAEFNNIWAQVNRDLEAAGRTFADEETTEEEARAEYLRLAERRVRLGLVLAEIGEKAGVTVSDEELQRGLFEQVRRYPANQQQEVFEFYRSNPEALNTLRAPMFEEKVVDHLLGQISVTDVKVSKEELMADDEEAETTAKAKPAKKAASKKAEAKASDDKASDDKASDDKAGDGAEEPKKKAAPKKKAAKDAE from the coding sequence ATGCAGGTCACCGAAACCCTCAATTCCGGTCTCAAGCGCGAGATCAAGATCACCGTGCCGGCCGGTGACATGGAGGCCAAGCTGATGGCGCGGCTTTCCGACGCCAGGAACAAGGTCCGCATCAACGGCTTCCGCCCCGGCAAGGTGCCGGTGCAGCACCTGCGCAAGGTCTACGGCAAGTCGTTCATGGCCGAAGTCGTCAACGAGATCCTCAATGATTCGACCCGTTCGATCATTTCGGGTCGCGGCGAAAAAGCCGCCATGCAGCCCGAAGTCATCATGACCGAGGACGAGAAGGAAGCCGAGAAGATCTTGGCTGGCGGCGTCGATTTCGAATTCCGCCTGAACTACGAGATCATCCCGGCCATCGAGATCAAAGATTTCTCCGACATCAAGGTGACCCGTCAGGTGTTCGACGTGCCGGATACCGAGATCGACGAGCAGGTTCAGCGCGTCGCCGAATCGGCACGCAGCTATGAGCCGAAGACCGGCAAGGCCGCCGAAGGCGACCGCGTCACGATCGACTATGTCGGCAAGATCGACGGTGAAGCCTTCAATGGCGGCGCTGGCACGGACCAGCCGCTTGTCCTGGGCTCCAAGGAGTTCATCCCTGGCTTCGAGGATCAGCTCGTCGGCGCCAAGGCCGGCGACGAGAAGCAGGTCACCGTGACCTTCCCAGAAAATTACCAGGCGGCGCATCTCGCCGGCAAGGAAGCCACCTTCGACGTCACCGTCAAGGAAGTCTCCCAGCCCGGCGCGCTCGAAATCAACGACGAGACCGCGAAGAATCTCGGCCTGGAGTCGCTGGAACGCCTGCGCGACGTGGTGCGTGGCCAGATCGAGAACCAGTTCGGCGCCATGACGCGCCAGAAGGTCAAGCGTCAGTTGCTCGACCAGCTCGATGCGTCCTACTCGTTCGAAGCGCCGTCGAAGCTCGTTGAAGCCGAGTTCAACAACATCTGGGCCCAGGTCAATCGCGATCTGGAAGCAGCCGGCCGGACCTTCGCCGACGAAGAGACGACGGAAGAAGAGGCTCGCGCCGAGTATCTGCGCCTCGCCGAACGCCGCGTGCGCCTCGGCCTGGTTCTGGCCGAAATCGGCGAGAAGGCCGGCGTTACCGTCTCCGATGAAGAGCTGCAGCGTGGCCTTTTCGAGCAGGTGCGCCGCTATCCGGCCAACCAGCAGCAGGAAGTCTTCGAGTTCTATCGCAGCAACCCCGAAGCGCTGAACACGCTGCGCGCGCCGATGTTCGAGGAGAAGGTTGTCGACCATCTGCTCGGCCAGATCTCCGTCACCGACGTCAAGGTCAGCAAGGAAGAGCTGATGGCTGACGACGAGGAGGCCGAAACCACCGCCAAGGCGAAGCCGGCCAAGAAGGCTGCGTCGAAAAAGGCAGAGGCAAAGGCTAGCGACGACAAGGCTAGCGACGACAAGGCAAGCGACGACAAGGCTGGCGACGGCGCGGAAGAGCCCAAGAAGAAGGCCGCGCCGAAGAAAAAAGCCGCCAAGGACGCCGAATAA